A genomic window from Flavobacterium johnsoniae includes:
- the trpB gene encoding tryptophan synthase subunit beta yields the protein MSFNVNEKGYYGEFGGAYIPEMLYPNVEELRQKYLSIMDEPDFKAEFNQLLKDYVGRPSPLYFAKRLSEKYNTKVYLKREDLNHTGAHKVNNTIGQILLAKRLGKKRIIAETGAGQHGVATATVCALMGIECIVYMGEIDIARQAPNVARMKMLGAEVRPALSGSRTLKDATNEAIRDWINNPVDTHYIIGSAIGPHPYPDMVTRFQSIISEEIKWQLKEKEGRENPDYVVACIGGGSNAAGTYYHFLHEPKVGIIAVEAAGKGVDSGHSAATSKLGKVGVIHGCKTLLMQTPDGQITEPYSISAGLDYPGVGPLHAHLAQSGRGEFFSVTDDDAMNAGLQLTKLEGIIPAIESAHAFAVLDQKKFKPTDVVVISLSGRGDKDLDNYIDYFKL from the coding sequence ATGAGTTTTAACGTTAATGAAAAAGGATATTACGGGGAATTTGGCGGAGCTTATATTCCAGAAATGTTATATCCGAATGTAGAAGAACTACGCCAGAAATATTTAAGTATAATGGACGAACCAGATTTTAAAGCTGAGTTCAACCAACTGCTTAAAGATTACGTTGGACGTCCAAGTCCGTTGTATTTTGCAAAACGATTATCTGAAAAATACAACACCAAAGTTTACCTAAAAAGAGAAGACTTAAATCACACAGGAGCGCACAAAGTTAATAATACTATCGGACAAATTTTATTAGCAAAACGTCTAGGCAAAAAAAGAATTATTGCCGAAACTGGCGCTGGTCAACATGGTGTGGCAACTGCAACAGTTTGTGCTTTAATGGGAATAGAATGTATCGTTTATATGGGAGAAATTGACATTGCACGTCAAGCTCCAAACGTAGCACGTATGAAAATGTTAGGCGCAGAAGTTCGTCCAGCGCTTTCAGGATCAAGAACTTTAAAAGATGCTACAAACGAAGCAATCCGTGATTGGATTAATAATCCTGTAGACACACATTATATTATCGGATCGGCAATTGGACCGCATCCATATCCTGATATGGTAACTCGTTTTCAGAGTATTATTTCAGAAGAAATCAAATGGCAATTGAAAGAAAAAGAAGGTCGCGAAAACCCTGATTATGTTGTAGCTTGTATTGGTGGCGGAAGTAATGCGGCTGGAACTTATTACCACTTTCTTCACGAACCAAAAGTTGGAATTATTGCCGTGGAAGCAGCTGGAAAAGGTGTTGACAGCGGACATAGCGCGGCAACAAGCAAATTAGGAAAAGTTGGTGTTATTCACGGTTGCAAAACGCTGTTAATGCAAACTCCAGACGGGCAAATTACAGAACCTTATTCTATTTCTGCTGGATTAGATTATCCTGGAGTTGGACCTTTACACGCGCATTTAGCACAAAGCGGACGCGGTGAATTTTTCTCTGTAACGGATGATGATGCTATGAATGCTGGTCTTCAATTGACAAAACTTGAAGGAATTATTCCAGCAATCGAAAGTGCTCATGCCTTTGCTGTTTTAGATCAAAAGAAATTTAAGCCAACTGATGTTGTGGTCATTAGTCTTTCTGGTCGTGGCGATAAAGATTTAGATAATTATATTGATTACTTTAAATTGTAA
- a CDS encoding phosphoribosylanthranilate isomerase: MKLKICGMKYPENILEVGALLPDYMGFIFWEKSARYFDGTIPELIKTVKKVGVFVDQSQEEILEKVAKYNLQAVQLHGHESVDFLTELKEQLPKKVEIIKVFSADENFDFEVIKPFEPFSDYFLFDTKGKLPGGNGTTFDWTILKKYNSKKPFFLSGGIGMKELKAIEEISKTNLPIYAVDVNSKFEIEPGLKNRNLFSNFKRKFDVANF, translated from the coding sequence ATGAAACTTAAAATATGCGGTATGAAATATCCTGAAAATATTCTCGAAGTAGGCGCACTATTGCCTGACTATATGGGATTTATTTTCTGGGAAAAATCCGCGCGATATTTTGATGGAACGATTCCTGAACTTATAAAAACTGTCAAAAAAGTAGGCGTTTTTGTAGATCAGAGTCAGGAAGAAATTCTGGAAAAAGTCGCAAAATACAATTTACAAGCCGTTCAATTACATGGTCATGAATCCGTTGATTTTTTAACCGAATTAAAAGAACAATTACCTAAAAAAGTCGAAATTATAAAAGTCTTTTCGGCTGATGAAAATTTTGATTTTGAAGTTATAAAACCTTTTGAACCATTCAGTGATTATTTTTTGTTTGACACCAAAGGAAAATTACCAGGCGGAAACGGAACAACTTTCGACTGGACGATATTAAAAAAATACAATTCCAAGAAACCTTTCTTTTTAAGCGGCGGAATTGGAATGAAGGAATTAAAAGCCATTGAAGAAATTTCAAAAACCAATTTACCAATTTATGCTGTTGATGTAAATAGTAAATTTGAAATTGAACCAGGGCTAAAAAACAGAAATTTATTTAGCAATTTCAAACGCAAATTTGATGTTGCCAACTTTTAA
- the trpA gene encoding tryptophan synthase subunit alpha: protein MNRITQKLQEDKKILSIYFSAGYPNLNDTVQIIQDLEKNGVDLIEIGLPFSDPLADGPTIQASSTQALHNGMTTQILFDQLKNIRESVKIPLIIMGYFNPMLQYGVEAFCKKCAEIGIDGLIIPDLPVDVYADEYKAIFEKYGLINVFLITPQTSDERIRFIDSVSNGFIYMVSSASVTGSQSGFGNTQETYFERIAEMNLKNPQIVGFGISNKETFNQATKYAKGAIIGSAFIKHLSESGSGKIEEFVGEIR, encoded by the coding sequence ATGAACAGAATAACTCAAAAATTACAAGAAGATAAAAAAATCCTTTCTATCTATTTTTCTGCGGGATATCCGAATTTAAACGATACCGTGCAGATTATTCAGGATTTGGAAAAAAATGGAGTTGATTTAATTGAAATCGGGCTTCCTTTTAGTGATCCTTTGGCAGACGGACCAACGATTCAGGCAAGTTCTACTCAGGCGCTTCATAACGGAATGACAACTCAAATTCTTTTTGATCAACTAAAGAATATCCGCGAAAGCGTAAAAATTCCGTTGATTATTATGGGATATTTTAATCCGATGTTACAATATGGCGTTGAAGCTTTCTGTAAAAAATGCGCTGAAATCGGAATTGACGGTTTAATTATTCCAGATCTTCCAGTTGATGTTTATGCAGATGAATACAAAGCGATTTTCGAAAAATATGGTTTGATAAATGTATTTTTGATTACGCCACAAACTTCTGACGAAAGAATTCGTTTTATTGACAGCGTTTCAAACGGATTTATTTATATGGTAAGTTCTGCAAGCGTTACAGGATCTCAATCTGGTTTTGGAAATACTCAGGAAACTTATTTCGAAAGAATTGCAGAAATGAATTTGAAAAATCCTCAAATCGTTGGTTTCGGAATTTCTAATAAAGAAACTTTCAATCAGGCTACTAAATATGCAAAAGGCGCTATTATCGGAAGTGCTTTTATTAAACATTTAAGCGAAAGCGGAAGTGGGAAAATTGAGGAATTTGTTGGAGAAATTCGATAA
- a CDS encoding gamma-glutamylcyclotransferase family protein, which yields MELLFSYGTLRSKQIQMQIFNKVLVGTQDQILGYKLKSLQIEEEFGMADYVVAVPSENLEDIIHGAVFEVTNNELLKVDQFESNSYKRVQVKLKSGRTAWIYTENK from the coding sequence ATGGAACTATTATTCTCATACGGAACACTAAGATCGAAACAAATTCAGATGCAGATTTTTAATAAAGTTTTAGTGGGAACTCAAGATCAAATTTTGGGTTACAAACTAAAAAGTTTGCAAATTGAAGAGGAATTTGGAATGGCAGATTATGTTGTTGCTGTACCAAGCGAAAATCTGGAAGATATTATACACGGCGCTGTTTTTGAAGTTACTAATAATGAATTATTAAAAGTAGATCAGTTTGAATCTAATTCTTATAAAAGAGTTCAGGTAAAATTAAAATCTGGAAGAACGGCTTGGATTTACACAGAAAATAAATAA
- the trpC gene encoding indole-3-glycerol phosphate synthase TrpC translates to MNILDKIIIDKKREVILKKSIIPVSQLEAFVFFGKQTISLSQKLKESNSGIIAEHKRRSPSKSIINNNFTVEEVVKGYENAGACGISVLTDGKYFGGSLDDLLLARASVNIPLLRKEFIVDEYQILEAKAHGADLILLIAAVLTREEIKSLSEFAKNLGLEVLLEVHNQEELEKSIMPTLDMIGVNNRNLKTFEVSLDFSKELASQIPDDFVKVSESGISSIEAIQELKPYGYKGFLIGENFMKTDNAGQAATEFISKL, encoded by the coding sequence ATGAATATCCTAGATAAAATAATAATAGACAAAAAAAGAGAAGTCATTCTAAAGAAATCAATCATTCCGGTTTCTCAATTGGAAGCTTTTGTATTTTTTGGAAAACAGACTATTTCTCTTAGTCAGAAATTGAAAGAAAGTAATTCTGGAATTATCGCAGAACACAAACGCCGTTCTCCTTCAAAATCAATTATCAATAATAATTTTACTGTTGAAGAAGTAGTAAAAGGATATGAAAATGCGGGCGCTTGCGGAATTTCTGTTTTAACAGACGGAAAATATTTTGGTGGATCTTTAGACGATTTACTTTTGGCAAGAGCTTCAGTAAATATTCCGCTTTTGCGAAAAGAATTTATTGTTGATGAATATCAGATTTTGGAAGCAAAAGCACACGGAGCGGATTTAATTTTGTTAATCGCAGCTGTTTTAACCCGCGAAGAAATTAAATCTTTATCTGAATTTGCTAAAAATCTAGGCTTAGAAGTTTTGTTAGAAGTTCACAATCAAGAAGAATTAGAAAAATCGATTATGCCAACTTTAGATATGATTGGCGTGAATAACAGAAATTTAAAAACATTCGAAGTTAGTTTAGATTTCAGTAAAGAATTAGCATCGCAAATTCCAGACGATTTTGTAAAAGTTTCAGAAAGCGGTATTTCGTCAATTGAAGCCATTCAAGAATTAAAACCTTATGGTTACAAAGGTTTCTTAATTGGAGAAAACTTCATGAAAACTGATAACGCTGGACAAGCTGCAACGGAATTCATTAGTAAACTATAA